In one window of Gemmatimonadota bacterium DNA:
- a CDS encoding carbohydrate binding family 9 domain-containing protein: MRSVLRAVCAALFAGTGLAAQGPAGAPGTTPELSAARIPNGSPGPALDGRLDDAAWRLATPIDDLRQREPLEGVAATERTEVRVVYDALTLYVAVHAYDSDPAAVVARMLERDRVMSADFDGTPQFAGDDAVALLFDGMHDHRNAMVLATNANGAEFDALLTDEGREFNVDWRGIWRVAATRTADGWTAEFAIPFRSLRYRPGEPEWGFNIYRMIRRKNEEVLWRGWTRAGGGFARVSLAGHLQGLEGLPKPGGNVELRPYVLLGNDTERDSLSGAFGDTPRRGVGGELKAQVTGGLVLDATVNTDFAQVEADNVQVNLTRFSLFFPEKREFFLENAGVFEFGARELFGPPPFLMFFSRQIGIAEDGPVPVLGGARLTGRVGDQTVGLLTMMTDSAFDQGRTTYNVLRAKRDIGGNNYIGGMLTDRRMGSDYNTVGGVDFSFWPTQALNLQGFAAQTTTFGPGGDGGAQRLAASTNTGRYGFNLQHLRIDPEADAQLGFITRTGIQQTGGNTRVTWRPTALGLRNVNWLTFGDYIARTDAVLQDWRFANAIDLVFRSGENITVYRRQGFTRIDEEFDLADSLAVPAGDYDDNVTGFFVISDPGLPVTFNVDGERNETFGGTLSRITTGVTARAGRHLGVNLSATRSWVDVPSGALVADLFSTRVSWAFTTQMFLNALVQYSGLDRDVSANIRFQYIFKPGSDLFLVLNESRGDPTSLSRLQARGLRLKVTYLRRL; the protein is encoded by the coding sequence GTGAGATCGGTCCTGCGCGCGGTCTGCGCCGCGCTGTTCGCCGGGACCGGTCTCGCTGCGCAGGGGCCTGCGGGCGCGCCGGGGACCACGCCGGAATTGTCGGCAGCGCGGATCCCGAACGGGTCGCCTGGCCCCGCGCTCGACGGCCGGCTCGACGACGCGGCCTGGCGTCTCGCCACGCCCATCGACGACCTGCGCCAGCGCGAACCCCTCGAGGGCGTCGCGGCGACGGAGCGCACCGAGGTGCGCGTCGTGTACGACGCACTCACGCTCTATGTGGCGGTGCACGCCTACGATTCCGATCCCGCGGCGGTCGTGGCGCGCATGCTCGAGCGCGACAGGGTCATGTCCGCCGACTTCGACGGCACGCCGCAGTTCGCCGGCGACGACGCCGTGGCGCTGCTCTTCGACGGGATGCACGACCATCGCAACGCGATGGTGCTCGCGACGAACGCGAACGGCGCCGAGTTCGATGCATTGCTCACCGACGAGGGACGCGAGTTCAACGTCGACTGGCGCGGCATCTGGCGCGTCGCGGCGACGCGCACGGCCGACGGATGGACGGCGGAGTTCGCGATCCCCTTCCGCTCGCTGCGCTACCGACCGGGCGAGCCGGAGTGGGGCTTCAACATCTACCGGATGATCCGCCGGAAGAACGAGGAGGTCCTCTGGCGGGGATGGACGCGCGCGGGCGGCGGCTTCGCCCGCGTCTCGCTCGCCGGCCATCTGCAGGGTCTCGAGGGGCTCCCGAAACCGGGCGGCAACGTCGAGCTGCGGCCGTACGTGCTCCTCGGCAACGACACCGAACGGGACTCGCTCTCCGGCGCGTTCGGCGACACGCCGCGGCGCGGCGTGGGCGGCGAGCTGAAGGCGCAGGTCACGGGCGGTCTCGTCCTCGACGCGACCGTCAACACCGACTTCGCGCAGGTCGAGGCCGACAACGTCCAGGTGAACCTCACGCGCTTCTCCCTCTTCTTCCCCGAGAAGCGTGAGTTCTTCCTCGAGAACGCCGGCGTCTTCGAGTTCGGCGCGCGCGAGCTCTTCGGCCCGCCGCCCTTCCTCATGTTCTTCTCGCGGCAGATCGGCATCGCCGAGGACGGGCCCGTGCCGGTGCTCGGCGGCGCGCGCCTCACCGGGCGCGTGGGGGACCAGACCGTCGGTCTCCTCACCATGATGACCGACTCGGCCTTCGACCAGGGGCGCACGACCTACAACGTCCTGCGCGCCAAGCGCGACATCGGCGGCAACAATTACATCGGCGGGATGCTCACCGACCGACGGATGGGTTCCGATTACAACACGGTCGGCGGCGTGGACTTCAGCTTCTGGCCCACGCAGGCGCTCAACCTGCAAGGGTTCGCGGCGCAGACGACCACCTTCGGTCCCGGCGGGGACGGCGGTGCCCAGCGCCTCGCGGCCAGCACCAACACGGGGCGCTACGGCTTCAACCTGCAGCACCTGCGGATCGACCCCGAGGCGGACGCGCAGCTCGGCTTCATCACGCGCACGGGCATCCAGCAGACGGGCGGCAACACGCGTGTCACCTGGCGCCCCACCGCGCTCGGGCTGCGCAACGTGAACTGGCTCACCTTCGGCGACTACATCGCGCGCACGGACGCGGTGCTGCAGGACTGGCGCTTCGCCAACGCGATCGACCTCGTCTTCCGGAGCGGCGAGAACATCACCGTCTACCGACGGCAGGGCTTCACGCGGATCGACGAGGAGTTCGACCTCGCGGACTCGCTGGCCGTGCCCGCGGGCGACTATGACGACAACGTCACCGGCTTCTTCGTGATCAGCGACCCCGGGCTCCCGGTGACCTTCAACGTCGACGGGGAACGAAACGAGACGTTCGGCGGCACGCTCAGCCGGATCACGACCGGTGTCACCGCTCGCGCGGGGCGGCACCTCGGGGTCAACCTCAGCGCCACGCGCAGCTGGGTGGACGTCCCCTCGGGGGCGCTCGTCGCCGACCTCTTCTCCACCCGCGTGAGCTGGGCGTTCACGACGCAGATGTTCCTCAATGCGCTCGTGCAGTACAGCGGGCTCGATCGCGACGTCTCGGCGAACATCCGCTTCCAGTACATCTTCAAGCCGGGCAGCGACCTCTTCCTCGTGCTCAACGAGTCGCGCGGCGACCCGACGTCACTCTCGCGCCTGCAGGCGCGGGGCCTGCGACTCAAAGTGACCTACCTGCGGCGGCTCTGA
- a CDS encoding aminotransferase class III-fold pyridoxal phosphate-dependent enzyme translates to MHSRLPERETVLHSWTVQDRWDAPTVVGGEGAHFITADGRRILDLSSQSECCHLGHQHPRVVAAIKAQADRLCYIANAWGSEPRARLAELLLEKSGFAGGRIFFTLGGADANEHAVKFARQVRGRPHGLVIARDRSYHGASYATMALSGDTRTRALADPAAHRVIHALPPYAYRCPFGTHDDDACGHAAAAHVGELIAREGAHEVAAVLMEPDSGTNGIVPPDSYWPALRAVTRAHGALLIADEVMSGFGRVGEWFAWQRHGEAGRPDLMTLAKGLTGAHLPLGAVVLSADVARALEHEMLYTGLTYCGHPLSCAAGVAAVQAYEDEGLIARSRALGRTMFESLRALQRRHAVIGDVRGGRGLFAVVELVQDRATRAPHAPWPGAPAPLAALVREGLEAGVAFATRGNLLLLAPPFVIAERDLADALALLDRLLARHFPSAEAA, encoded by the coding sequence ATGCACTCCCGTCTCCCCGAACGCGAGACGGTCCTCCACAGCTGGACGGTGCAGGACCGGTGGGACGCGCCGACCGTCGTCGGGGGCGAGGGCGCGCACTTCATCACCGCCGATGGGCGGCGGATCCTCGACCTGAGCAGCCAGTCGGAATGCTGCCATCTGGGGCACCAGCATCCGCGCGTCGTGGCGGCGATCAAGGCGCAGGCGGATCGCCTCTGCTACATCGCCAATGCGTGGGGCTCCGAGCCACGCGCGCGCCTTGCCGAACTGCTCCTCGAGAAGAGCGGCTTCGCGGGCGGCCGCATCTTCTTCACGCTCGGTGGCGCCGACGCCAACGAGCACGCGGTGAAGTTCGCACGACAGGTCCGCGGGCGACCGCACGGGCTCGTGATCGCCCGCGATCGCTCCTATCACGGCGCCAGCTACGCGACGATGGCGCTCTCCGGCGATACGCGGACGCGGGCCCTCGCCGATCCGGCGGCGCATCGCGTGATCCATGCGCTGCCGCCCTATGCCTACCGTTGCCCCTTCGGCACCCACGACGACGATGCGTGCGGGCACGCCGCGGCGGCGCACGTGGGCGAGCTGATCGCGCGCGAGGGCGCGCACGAGGTCGCCGCGGTGCTCATGGAGCCGGACTCGGGCACCAACGGCATCGTGCCGCCGGACTCGTACTGGCCGGCGTTGCGCGCCGTCACCCGCGCGCACGGCGCGCTCCTCATCGCGGACGAGGTGATGAGCGGCTTCGGGCGCGTGGGCGAGTGGTTCGCCTGGCAGCGCCATGGGGAAGCGGGCCGACCGGACCTCATGACGCTCGCCAAGGGACTCACCGGCGCGCACCTCCCGCTCGGGGCGGTCGTGCTCTCGGCCGACGTCGCGCGGGCACTCGAGCACGAGATGCTCTACACCGGGCTCACGTACTGCGGCCATCCGCTCTCGTGCGCCGCAGGGGTCGCCGCCGTGCAGGCGTACGAGGACGAAGGGCTCATCGCGCGCTCGCGCGCCTTGGGACGCACGATGTTCGAGTCGTTGCGGGCGCTGCAGCGGCGGCACGCGGTGATCGGCGACGTCCGCGGCGGGCGGGGCCTCTTCGCGGTCGTCGAGCTCGTGCAGGACCGGGCGACGCGCGCGCCGCACGCCCCGTGGCCGGGCGCGCCCGCCCCGCTCGCGGCACTCGTACGCGAGGGTCTCGAGGCAGGGGTCGCGTTCGCCACACGAGGGAATCTCCTCCTCCTCGCCCCCCCGTTCGTCATCGCCGAGCGCGACCTCGCCGACGCGCTCGCGCTGCTCGACCGCCTGCTCGCCCGCCACTTCCCGTCCGCGGAGGCCGCATGA
- a CDS encoding dimethylargininase, giving the protein MTTRIALTRAISPRLAECELTHLDRTPISVPRAEAQHEAYEATLRALGCDVRRVEPAPEHADSVFIEDTAVVFDEVAVITRPGAESRRAETDAVAGALAGLRPLARIVAPGTLDGGDVLVVGRRVFVGRTGRTNDEGIGQMQAALAPHGYTVTAVDVTGCLHLKTAVTAIDDTTVLVNPAWVDAAAFAPAAVIMVDPTEPMGANVLRIGERLLYGADHPRTLARLRAHGADVTTVEASELAKAEGAVTCCSLVLRA; this is encoded by the coding sequence ATGACCACCCGGATCGCGCTCACCCGCGCCATCTCGCCCCGCCTGGCGGAGTGCGAACTCACGCACCTCGACCGGACGCCGATCAGCGTCCCGCGCGCCGAGGCGCAGCACGAGGCGTACGAGGCGACGCTGCGCGCGCTCGGCTGCGACGTGCGCCGGGTGGAGCCCGCGCCGGAGCACGCCGACTCGGTCTTCATCGAGGACACCGCGGTGGTGTTCGACGAGGTCGCGGTGATCACGCGCCCCGGGGCAGAGTCGCGGCGCGCCGAGACCGACGCGGTGGCGGGCGCGCTGGCCGGCCTGCGTCCGCTGGCGCGGATCGTCGCGCCGGGGACGCTCGATGGCGGGGACGTGCTCGTGGTCGGCCGCCGCGTGTTCGTGGGGCGCACGGGGCGCACCAACGACGAGGGGATCGGCCAGATGCAGGCGGCACTCGCGCCGCACGGCTACACCGTGACCGCGGTGGACGTGACCGGTTGCCTGCACCTCAAGACCGCGGTGACGGCGATAGATGACACGACCGTGCTCGTGAACCCGGCGTGGGTCGACGCGGCGGCCTTCGCGCCGGCGGCGGTGATCATGGTGGATCCGACGGAGCCGATGGGGGCCAACGTGCTGCGGATCGGCGAGCGGCTCCTGTACGGTGCCGACCATCCGCGCACCCTTGCGCGCCTGCGCGCCCACGGCGCCGACGTGACGACGGTCGAGGCATCGGAGCTGGCGAAGGCCGAGGGCGCGGTGACCTGCTGCTCGCTGGTATTGCGCGCGTGA
- a CDS encoding N-methyl-D-aspartate receptor NMDAR2C subunit — protein sequence MEGARMESMGQDWSAALIALLARYDEPHRRYHTRQHLDECLARLAAVRARAERADEVELALLYHDAVYDPLAADNEARSADLAEEAMRAHAVPADAIARVRALILATRHVEPPATPDEALLVDVDLGILAAAQARFDEYERQVREEYAWVPGPLFRRKRRAVLEAFLARPRIYVSGAFDHDEQLARENLARSLSRL from the coding sequence GTGGAGGGAGCGCGAATGGAGTCGATGGGACAGGACTGGTCGGCCGCGTTGATCGCGCTGCTCGCGCGCTACGACGAACCGCACCGGCGCTATCACACACGCCAGCATCTGGATGAATGCCTGGCGCGCCTCGCGGCGGTCCGCGCCCGCGCCGAGCGGGCCGACGAGGTCGAACTCGCGCTGCTGTACCACGACGCCGTCTACGACCCGCTCGCCGCCGACAACGAGGCGCGCAGCGCCGACCTCGCCGAGGAGGCGATGCGCGCGCACGCGGTCCCCGCCGACGCGATCGCGCGCGTGCGCGCCCTCATCCTCGCCACGCGCCACGTGGAGCCGCCGGCGACGCCGGATGAGGCGCTGCTCGTCGACGTCGATCTGGGCATCCTCGCGGCGGCGCAGGCGCGGTTCGACGAGTACGAACGACAGGTGCGCGAGGAGTACGCATGGGTCCCCGGTCCGCTGTTCCGGCGCAAGCGACGCGCCGTGCTGGAGGCGTTCCTCGCCCGTCCGCGCATCTATGTGAGCGGGGCGTTCGATCACGATGAGCAGCTGGCGCGCGAGAACCTCGCGCGGTCGCTCTCGCGACTCTGA